One genomic segment of Chelonia mydas isolate rCheMyd1 chromosome 1, rCheMyd1.pri.v2, whole genome shotgun sequence includes these proteins:
- the M6PR gene encoding cation-dependent mannose-6-phosphate receptor isoform X1 encodes MPHLPRCPSVRMFPSHCGSCTALLVLVALVMVAMADQEEKHCDLVGDQDKESKREQALLKKLEPLMPGSFDCTVSLSPEEKYSYTFRVCREVNSSLSQSGLVQINLKDQKHTVVGRINETQVFSGSDWIMLIYKGGDSYGSHCHGEKRKAMIMISCNRKTLSSGFTLLSEEREKEQDCLYLFEMDSSLACPPEDSHLSIGSILLITFASLVAVYIIGGFLYQRLVVGAKGMEQFPHFTFWQDLGNLMADGCDFICRSKPQNAPAAYRGVGDDQLGEESEERDDHLLPM; translated from the exons AATGTTCCCGTCTCACTGTGGTTCCTGTACTGCGCTGCTCGTCCTTGTGGCCCTGGTCATGGTCGCGATGGCAGATCAGGAAGAGAAGCACTGCGACCTAGTAGGAGATCAGGACAAAGAGTCGAAAAGAGAACAGGCCTTACTGAAGAAGCTGGAACCCCTGATGCCCGGGAG CTTTGATTGCACCGTGAGCTTGAGCCCAGAGGAGAAGTACAGCTACACGTTCAGGGTGTGCAGAGAGGTCAACAGCTCTCTGTCCCAATCAGGCCTGGTACAGATCAATTTAAAGGACCAAAAGCACACAGTGGTGGGAAGAATCAATGAGACACAGGTCTTCAGTGGAA GTGACTGGATCATGCTGATTTATAAGGGAGGGGATTCGTATGGTAGCCACTGCCATGGTGAGAAGAGGAAGGCCATGATAATGATCTCTTGCAACCGGAAGACTCTATCA AGTGGCTTTACCTTGCTATCAGAAGAGCGGGAAAAGGAGCAGGATTGTTTGTACCTCTTTGAGATGGACAGCAGCTTGGCCTGCCCACCCGAGGACTCCCACCTCAGCATTGGGTCCATCCTGCTCATCAC GTTTGCTTCGCTGGTTGCAGTCTATATCATTGGGGGATTCCTCTACCAGCGCCTGGTAGTGGGTGCAAAGGGCATGGAGCAGTTCCCACATTTTACCTTCTGGCAGGATCTCGGCAACTTGATGGCG GACGGTTGTGATTTCATCTGCCGGTCTAAGCCCCAGAATGCCCCAGCTGCATACCGTGGTGTGGGCGATGACCAA
- the M6PR gene encoding cation-dependent mannose-6-phosphate receptor isoform X2, with amino-acid sequence MFPSHCGSCTALLVLVALVMVAMADQEEKHCDLVGDQDKESKREQALLKKLEPLMPGSFDCTVSLSPEEKYSYTFRVCREVNSSLSQSGLVQINLKDQKHTVVGRINETQVFSGSDWIMLIYKGGDSYGSHCHGEKRKAMIMISCNRKTLSSGFTLLSEEREKEQDCLYLFEMDSSLACPPEDSHLSIGSILLITFASLVAVYIIGGFLYQRLVVGAKGMEQFPHFTFWQDLGNLMADGCDFICRSKPQNAPAAYRGVGDDQLGEESEERDDHLLPM; translated from the exons ATGTTCCCGTCTCACTGTGGTTCCTGTACTGCGCTGCTCGTCCTTGTGGCCCTGGTCATGGTCGCGATGGCAGATCAGGAAGAGAAGCACTGCGACCTAGTAGGAGATCAGGACAAAGAGTCGAAAAGAGAACAGGCCTTACTGAAGAAGCTGGAACCCCTGATGCCCGGGAG CTTTGATTGCACCGTGAGCTTGAGCCCAGAGGAGAAGTACAGCTACACGTTCAGGGTGTGCAGAGAGGTCAACAGCTCTCTGTCCCAATCAGGCCTGGTACAGATCAATTTAAAGGACCAAAAGCACACAGTGGTGGGAAGAATCAATGAGACACAGGTCTTCAGTGGAA GTGACTGGATCATGCTGATTTATAAGGGAGGGGATTCGTATGGTAGCCACTGCCATGGTGAGAAGAGGAAGGCCATGATAATGATCTCTTGCAACCGGAAGACTCTATCA AGTGGCTTTACCTTGCTATCAGAAGAGCGGGAAAAGGAGCAGGATTGTTTGTACCTCTTTGAGATGGACAGCAGCTTGGCCTGCCCACCCGAGGACTCCCACCTCAGCATTGGGTCCATCCTGCTCATCAC GTTTGCTTCGCTGGTTGCAGTCTATATCATTGGGGGATTCCTCTACCAGCGCCTGGTAGTGGGTGCAAAGGGCATGGAGCAGTTCCCACATTTTACCTTCTGGCAGGATCTCGGCAACTTGATGGCG GACGGTTGTGATTTCATCTGCCGGTCTAAGCCCCAGAATGCCCCAGCTGCATACCGTGGTGTGGGCGATGACCAA